The proteins below come from a single Prochlorococcus marinus str. MIT 9215 genomic window:
- a CDS encoding AGE family epimerase/isomerase, with translation MQKYINEYLRWINNEVFPFWAEKGLDQINNGFFELINENGSPINSFRRSRLVARQIYSFSKSKELGWEGDSKEIIYMGLNFLEKNLISQNGQIFMNINIEKSNSNKDHDLYDYAFVFLCLSELAKNETFFEKAVSLSNKSLNWITNNWRHHHIGFKEDPKVSDNLRANPHMHLLEASLSWEKVESNNKDRWESVSDEVVDLLLSKLYSDKRFAVSEYFDLEWNHTKDKSHQVIEPGHQYEWGWLLLNWAKKRNNIKVKKIAIKLIHTAETYGFDKDSLKVINALNFDHKVIDNDSKLWQQTERLKAWNLISKDLYFNKLEREEAEKKVIQSLITIKEFHSRSIRGIWRENYIANKGFALGPTKASSLYHLIAAASTLKNTTLFK, from the coding sequence ATGCAAAAATATATAAACGAATATCTAAGATGGATTAATAATGAAGTATTTCCTTTTTGGGCTGAAAAAGGATTAGATCAAATTAATAATGGGTTTTTCGAGTTAATAAATGAAAATGGCAGCCCTATAAATTCATTTAGAAGGTCAAGATTAGTAGCAAGGCAAATTTATTCATTTTCTAAAAGTAAAGAGTTAGGTTGGGAAGGGGATTCTAAAGAAATTATTTATATGGGATTAAATTTCTTAGAAAAAAATTTAATATCTCAAAATGGCCAAATTTTTATGAATATAAATATTGAAAAAAGTAATTCAAATAAAGATCATGATCTATACGATTATGCATTTGTATTTTTATGTTTATCAGAATTAGCTAAAAATGAGACTTTTTTTGAAAAGGCAGTGTCATTATCTAATAAATCACTTAATTGGATCACAAATAATTGGAGACATCATCATATTGGCTTTAAAGAAGATCCCAAAGTAAGTGATAATTTAAGAGCTAATCCTCATATGCATCTCTTAGAAGCTTCTCTTTCTTGGGAGAAAGTCGAGAGTAATAATAAAGACAGGTGGGAATCAGTCAGTGATGAAGTAGTTGATCTTTTATTGTCCAAATTATATTCAGATAAAAGATTTGCTGTCAGTGAATATTTTGATTTAGAATGGAATCATACTAAAGATAAATCTCATCAAGTCATAGAGCCTGGTCATCAATATGAATGGGGCTGGTTACTTTTAAATTGGGCAAAAAAAAGAAACAATATAAAGGTTAAAAAAATAGCGATAAAATTAATCCATACTGCAGAAACTTATGGATTTGATAAAGATAGTTTAAAAGTTATAAATGCTTTGAATTTTGATCATAAGGTAATTGACAATGACTCAAAATTATGGCAACAAACTGAAAGGCTAAAAGCATGGAACCTCATATCAAAAGATTTATATTTTAATAAGTTAGAAAGAGAAGAGGCTGAAAAAAAAGTTATTCAAAGTCTTATTACTATTAAAGAATTTCATTCAAGAAGTATAAGGGGTATTTGGAGAGAAAATTACATAGCTAATAAAGGCTTTGCTTTGGGTCCGACAAAGGCCAGCTCTCTATATCACCTTATAGCAGCAGCATCTACATTAAAAAATACAACATTGTTTAAATAA
- a CDS encoding D-glycero-alpha-D-manno-heptose-1,7-bisphosphate 7-phosphatase, with amino-acid sequence MQIKALFLDRDGVINSDYDHVFKKEDIKFLEGIFDLVREAKKKGYIVIIVTNQAGIAKKIFSEEEFINLMKWMVKQFLKRNAIIDDYFYCPYHPEFQEIKYKNYKYDRKPYPGMLLKAKYKYNIDMKKSIFIGDKLTDMIAGEKANIGKLIYFNKNKAREYITIDNHYEIKKLI; translated from the coding sequence ATGCAAATAAAGGCATTATTTTTAGATAGAGATGGTGTTATTAATTCAGATTACGATCATGTATTTAAAAAAGAGGATATAAAATTTTTAGAAGGTATTTTTGATTTGGTTCGAGAAGCAAAAAAAAAGGGCTATATTGTGATAATTGTTACTAATCAGGCAGGCATCGCGAAGAAAATTTTCTCGGAGGAAGAATTCATAAATCTAATGAAATGGATGGTAAAACAATTTCTAAAAAGAAATGCCATAATTGATGATTATTTTTATTGTCCATATCATCCAGAATTTCAAGAAATTAAATATAAAAATTATAAATATGATAGGAAGCCATATCCTGGGATGTTACTCAAAGCTAAGTATAAATATAATATCGATATGAAAAAATCAATATTTATTGGAGACAAACTCACAGATATGATCGCAGGGGAAAAAGCTAATATTGGGAAATTAATTTACTTTAATAAAAATAAAGCTAGAGAATACATAACAATTGACAATCATTATGAAATCAAGAAACTTATTTAA
- a CDS encoding nucleotidyltransferase family protein, producing the protein MEAIILAGGFGKRLKSKIKDIPKPMAPINGRPFLDYIMQKLLNHGFNHVVLSVGYKNEVISDYFGDNYFGIKISYVKETSPLGTGGAIKLALTKCKEDHIFIINGDTYFDIDFLEIDRYWQLRKKPIIVATNVSDCSRYGALTVHKEFVTSFQEKGSDLSGIINSGYYLFPVNLFDNIELNKSFSLEKEFLKKYITREKIMFFIADGLFIDIGIPEDYEIAQKVIK; encoded by the coding sequence ATGGAGGCTATTATTCTTGCAGGGGGTTTTGGAAAAAGATTAAAAAGCAAGATTAAAGATATTCCTAAACCAATGGCGCCCATAAATGGAAGACCATTTTTGGATTATATTATGCAAAAACTTTTAAATCATGGTTTTAATCACGTAGTCCTTTCTGTTGGTTATAAAAATGAAGTGATTTCAGATTATTTTGGGGATAATTATTTTGGCATTAAGATATCTTATGTTAAGGAAACTTCTCCTTTAGGAACTGGAGGAGCGATCAAACTAGCTCTTACTAAATGCAAGGAAGATCATATTTTTATAATTAATGGTGATACTTATTTTGACATCGATTTTTTGGAGATAGATAGATATTGGCAATTACGTAAAAAGCCTATTATCGTAGCTACCAATGTATCAGATTGTTCTAGGTACGGTGCCTTAACTGTTCATAAAGAATTTGTGACCTCTTTTCAGGAGAAAGGTTCTGATTTAAGTGGAATCATTAACTCGGGATATTATTTATTCCCAGTTAATTTATTTGATAATATTGAGTTAAATAAATCATTTTCCTTAGAAAAGGAATTTCTAAAAAAATATATTACCAGAGAAAAAATAATGTTTTTCATTGCTGATGGTTTATTTATAGATATTGGTATTCCAGAGGATTACGAAATAGCTCAGAAAGTAATCAAGTAA